A single region of the Lycium barbarum isolate Lr01 chromosome 2, ASM1917538v2, whole genome shotgun sequence genome encodes:
- the LOC132628771 gene encoding uncharacterized protein LOC132628771, which yields MPLNYLKKSKGNELLPIKWVHVYYMKQVSMETCGCHVACHLPFYPSPIFVFPSLKSPSPPSPLPPLPIRITSLNLYMHEKEFTMKMVKAKEQTRCTSARLFLWNEELTRNQVSESEGLCVIIIQRKYMRLNLCECGSSDCDALEDSCCSTAIPFELSRLLNKDSSLFRMLLAATLQFPSKNIIQLTKSISTCLFTQFQFSQPPPPPRPTYVIALEISHNLFIDYTSHAFVKLSALPWRPPVIPLFSRFEKDWDEEEELRSCARSVSTTDYMNDPYHNYCADVLEYIDALREYTGEAGICPTKPPIAADVPKGLVELRTAPTLLHYQLNEDSRDLMDETCPVCYQDFKEKNQVITTNCLHEFHAKCLLSWLSKKNTCPTCRAVYPLHYSPSSSCRKRPDHNILEVSNKRHKHDMLEAGI from the exons GTGGAtgtcacgtggcatgccacctcccATTTTATCCCTCCCCTATATTTGTTTTTCCATCATTAAAATCTCCTTCCCCTCCATCACCGTTGCCACCGCTACC GATTAGGATTACGAGTCTCAACCTATATATGCATG aaaaagaatttacGATGAAGATGGTGAAGGCGAAAGAGCAAACTAGGTGCACTTCGGCTAGGCTTTTCTTATGGAACGAGGAACTAACGAGGAATCAGGTATCAGAATCTGAAGGGCTTTGTGTGATTATAATTCAAAGGAAATACATGAGGCTTAATCTTTGTGAATGTGGTAGTTCTGATTGCGATGCTTTGGAGGATAGTTGTTGCTCTACTGCCATCCCCTTTGAACTCTCTAGACTACTAAACAAGGATTCATCCTTATTTCGTATGCTTCTAGCTGCTACTCTTCAATTCCCCTCTAAAAACATTATACAACTCACCAAATCTATCTCTACTTGCCTTTTCACTCAGTTTCAGTTttctcaaccaccaccaccaccacgacCTACATATGTGATTGCCCTTGAAATTTCACACAATCTTTTTATCGATTACACGTCACATGCTTTTGTTAAGCTGAGTGCTTTACCATGGAGACCTCCCGTTATCCCGTTGTTTTCTAGGTTTGAAAAAGACTGGGATGAGGAAGAGGAGCTTCGTAGTTGCGCACGTAGTGTGTCTACAACTGATTACATGAATGATCCATATCATAACTACTGTGCTGATGTGCTCGAGTATATCGACGCGTTAAGGGAATATACTGGTGAAGCTGGAATTTGCCCAACTAAACCACCTATTGCTGCAGATGTACCAAAAGGACTTGTGGAACTCAGAACCGCTCCTACGCTCCTACACTACCAACTCAATGAAGATAGCAGAGATCTAATGGACGAAACTTGCCCCGTTTGCTATCAAGATTTTAAAGAAAAGAATCAGGTGATTACAACTAATTGTTTGCACGAATTTCATGCTAAGTGTCTACTATCATGGCTATCAAAGAAAAATACGTGCCCAACTTGTCGAGCTGTTTATCCTTTGCATTATTCGCCCTCTTCCAGCTGCCGTAAACGTCCTGACCACAACATATTGGAGGTTAGCAATAAACGTCATAAGCACGACATGTTGGAGGCTGGCATTTAA
- the LOC132621544 gene encoding nibrin homolog: protein MVWGLFPVDPLPGEDNYYFFDKGTYKVGRKGCDVIIKKDKGVSRIHAEISIDEMSSFDHSLSNILSQVRIKDCSKNGTYLNKNVGSTEKVHDFPNKETMLKDGDLVSFGTRDATYRFSYVSFIFFICCPKNSNTNQLVTMKVSSIGANITKKWSLDCSHVLVDDSFPLSEDLINAIVARKPLVQYSWLELIAGKNICTAIPSYSCHTPTLMLEGVSVKTVDPPSREYCLKGYTFLLEPENEYKFEGRLQSLLEVGGANVSSPEMALEKSDHVICVVPAGSHIVECFPNLRSLPWVTEIDLASAILSGYLDPSLVASPPDHFKKMIHVGPKTFGSGFQTGLKDRLHLKDLPAVDPDDYEAMPVEMFGMAYLRAFGHEVKLAKNTVAKPARRPARMGLGYIPPLPTVHRQDSEYGDELPSPSDDED, encoded by the exons ATGGTTTGGGGACTTTTTCCAGTCGACCCACTCCCAG GAGAAGATAACTACTATTTTTTCGATAAAGGTACATATAAAGTGGGTCGAAAAGGATGTGATGTCATTATCAAAAAAGATAAAGGAGTTTCAAGGATCCATGCAGAGATTTCAATTGATGAGATGAGTTCTTTCGATCATTCGTTGTCAAATATTTTATCTCAAGTACGCATAAAAGACTGCTCAAAGAATGGAACATATCTGAACAAGAATGTGGGCTCAACTGAGAAAGTCCATGACTTTCCCAATAAAGAAACAATGCTTAAGGATGGGGATCTAGTTTCATTTGGAACTCGTGATGCAACTTACAG ATTCTCTTACGTCTccttcatatttttcatttgctGCCCGAAGAATTCTAACACAAATCAACTTGTTACAATGAAGGTGTCATCAATAG GTGCCAATATAACTAAAAAGTGGAGTTTGGACTGCTCACATGTGCTTGTAGATGACTCCTTTCCACTGAGTGAGGATCTGATTAATGCTATTGTCGCTAGAAAACCCTTGGTTCAATATAGTTGGCTTGAG CTAATCGCAGGAAAAAATATCTGCACCGCTATTCCAAGCTACAGTTG TCATACACCAACCTTGATGCTGGAAGGAGTGTCCGTGAAAACGGTAGATCCTCCATCTCGGGAGTACTGTTTGAAAGGTTATACTTTTCTGCTGGAACCAGAAAACGAG TATAAATTTGAGGGCAGGTTGCAGTCCTTACTGGAAGTTGGGGGTGCCAACGTTTCTTCTCCTGAAATG GCCTTGGAGAAAAGTGACCATGTGATATGTGTCGTTCCAGCAGGATCACACATCGTAGAGTGTTTCCCAAACCTTCGATCTTTGCCTTGGGTGACTGAGATAGATCTAGCTTCCGCGATTCTATCCGGATATCTAGATCCTTCTTTAGTCGCATCCCCACCGG atcattttaagaaaatgatTCATGTTGGACCCAAAACGTTTGGGTCTGGTTTTCAGACGGGTTTGAAGGACCGTCTACATCTGAAGGACCTTCCTGCGGTTGATCCAGATGATTATGAGGCCATGCCAGTCGAAATGTTTGGCATGGCCTACTTAAGGGCTTTCGGACACGAAGTGAAGCTTGCTAAGAATACTGTTGCGAAACCTGCCCGCCGTCCAGCACGGATGGGCCTTGGATATATTCCACCCCTCCCTACGGTTCACCGTCAG GACTCGGAGTATGGAGATGAGCTGCCCAGCCCTTCCGACGATGAGGACTAG
- the LOC132628772 gene encoding uncharacterized protein LOC132628772, giving the protein MIIHQEDTAAEAWNRLVHLFQDNKSARSLALDAKFTNTKLVDFPNVKAYCTRLKVLADNLANIDHKVSDEQLVLRLLRGLSEEYKTFRTTVQHCTPLPSFDVVRSMLELEEDSNGEDAIHESGSNAALVSHNINSHKFSVNGQPNNSENTSNNRGNSHNRGKKNNRGRGGGNRNNNRGGAGNGQNSGGGSWNNHQTSLPAASQHQGATGQPWFFPSWAAWGPQPWATPPCPYPTTGWEQPRGWQQPRPAQSQQGILGARPP; this is encoded by the coding sequence ATGATCATTCATCAAGAGGACACCGCAGCCGAGGCTTGGAATCGTCTTGTTCATCTCTTCCAGGACAACAAATCGGCTAGGTCTCTTGCTCTTGATGCAAAATTCACGAACACCAAATTGGTGGATTTCCCGAACGTGAAAGCATACTGCACCCGGCTCAAGGTTCTTGCAGACAACCTCGCCAACATCGACCACAAAGTTTCCGACGAACAACTTGTGCTCCGTCTTCTGCGTGGGTTATCGGAAGAATATAAGACTTTTCGAACAACGGTGCAGCACTGTACTCCTCTCCCATCCTTTGACGTTGTACGGTCGATGCTCGAACTTGAGGAAGACAGCAATGGCGAGGACGCCATTCACGAATCCGGTTCGAATGCTGCTCTCGTTTCCCACAATATTAATTCTCATAAGTTCTCTGTTAATGGGCAGCCCAACAATTCTGAAAATACCTCCAATAATCGAGGAAATTCTCACAATCGCGGAAAGAAGAACAATCGCGGTCGTGGCGGCGGGAACCGCAACAACAACCGTGGTGGCGCTGGGAATGGCCAGAACAGCGGCGGGGGCAGCTGGAACAACCACCAGACCAGCCTGCCCGCCGCGTCGCAGCACCAAGGCGCTACTGGCCAGCCTTGGTTTTTCCCCTCTTGGGCTGCTTGGGGGCCACAACCGTGGGCCACCCCACCGTGTCCCTACCCCACAACAGGGTGGGAGCAGCCTCGCGGCTGGCAGCAGCCACGCCCAGCCCAATCACAACAGGGCATTCTCGGTGCTCGCCCTCCCTAG